Proteins encoded in a region of the Peromyscus maniculatus bairdii isolate BWxNUB_F1_BW_parent chromosome 15, HU_Pman_BW_mat_3.1, whole genome shotgun sequence genome:
- the Mtx3 gene encoding metaxin-3 isoform X1, whose protein sequence is MAAPLELSCWGGGWGLPSVHSESLVVLAYAKFSGAPLKVSVIDNTWRGPRGDVPILTTEDSIVSQPAKILNFLRKQKYNADCELSAKQGADTLAYIALLEEKLLPAVLHTFWVENDNYFAVTKPWFASRIPFPLSLILPGRMSRGALNRILLTRGNPPLYHLQEVEAQIYRDAKECLNLLSNRLGTSQFFFGDTPCTLDAYVFGFLAPLYKVRFPKVHLQEHLKQLSNLCRLCDDILHCYFRRGPGGISPAGQEMIDANLQKLTQLVNKESNLIEKMDDNLRQSPQLLPRKLPTLRLTPAEEESSSLQRLSP, encoded by the exons ATGGCGGCCCCCTTGGAGCTGAGCTGCTGGGGAGGCGGCTGGGGGCTCCCTTCGGTCCACAGCGAGTCCCTGGTGGTGTTG GCTTATGCCAAGTTCTCTGGCGCGCCCTTGAAAGTCAGTGTTATAGATAACACCTGGAGAGGTCCCAGAG GTGATGTGCCAATTTTGACAACTGAAGACAGCATTGTTTCTCAGCCTGCAAAAATACTAAACTTTTTAAGAAAACAG AAATATAATGCTGACTGTGAACTCTCAGCAAAACAAGGGGCAGATACCCTGGCTTACATTGCCCTCCTAGAAGAGAAGCTTCTCCCTGCCGTG CTTCACACTTTCTGGGTTGAGAACGACAATTACTTTGCTGTGACAAAGCCATGGTTTGCCTCCCGTATCCCGTTCCCTCTAAGTTTGATCCTGCCTGGAAGGATGTCTAGAGGGGCCCTGAACAGGATTCTCTTGACAAGGGGAAACCCACCCCTCTACCACCTCCAGGAGGTGGAAGCCCAG ATATACAGAGATGCCAAGGAGTGCCTGAATCTCCTGTCAAACAGATTGGGAACATCTCAGTTTTTCTTTGGCGACAC GCCTTGCACCTTGGACGCCTACGTGTTTGGCTTTCTTGCACCACTTTATAAAGTGCGGTTTCCCAAAGTTCACTTGCAGGAGCATCTGAAACAGCTTTCCAACCTGTGCCGCCTCTGTGACGACATCCTCCACTGCTACTTTAGGCGGGGTCCTGGGG gcatctctccagctggaCAAGAAATGATAGACGCCAACCTGCAGAAACTCACCCAACTTGTAAATAAGGAGTCCAACCTAATTGAAAAG ATGGATGACAACCTCCGCCAGAGCCCTCAACTTCTTCCCCGGAAGCTGCCCACCCTCAGGCTGActccagcagaggaggagagtaGTTCCCTACAGCGGCTGTCACCCTGA
- the Mtx3 gene encoding metaxin-3 isoform X2 → MAAPLELSCWGGGWGLPSVHSESLVVLAYAKFSGAPLKVSVIDNTWRGPRGDVPILTTEDSIVSQPAKILNFLRKQKYNADCELSAKQGADTLAYIALLEEKLLPAVLHTFWVENDNYFAVTKPWFASRIPFPLSLILPGRMSRGALNRILLTRGNPPLYHLQEVEAQIYRDAKECLNLLSNRLGTSQFFFGDTPCTLDAYVFGFLAPLYKVRFPKVHLQEHLKQLSNLCRLCDDILHCYFRRGPGDG, encoded by the exons ATGGCGGCCCCCTTGGAGCTGAGCTGCTGGGGAGGCGGCTGGGGGCTCCCTTCGGTCCACAGCGAGTCCCTGGTGGTGTTG GCTTATGCCAAGTTCTCTGGCGCGCCCTTGAAAGTCAGTGTTATAGATAACACCTGGAGAGGTCCCAGAG GTGATGTGCCAATTTTGACAACTGAAGACAGCATTGTTTCTCAGCCTGCAAAAATACTAAACTTTTTAAGAAAACAG AAATATAATGCTGACTGTGAACTCTCAGCAAAACAAGGGGCAGATACCCTGGCTTACATTGCCCTCCTAGAAGAGAAGCTTCTCCCTGCCGTG CTTCACACTTTCTGGGTTGAGAACGACAATTACTTTGCTGTGACAAAGCCATGGTTTGCCTCCCGTATCCCGTTCCCTCTAAGTTTGATCCTGCCTGGAAGGATGTCTAGAGGGGCCCTGAACAGGATTCTCTTGACAAGGGGAAACCCACCCCTCTACCACCTCCAGGAGGTGGAAGCCCAG ATATACAGAGATGCCAAGGAGTGCCTGAATCTCCTGTCAAACAGATTGGGAACATCTCAGTTTTTCTTTGGCGACAC GCCTTGCACCTTGGACGCCTACGTGTTTGGCTTTCTTGCACCACTTTATAAAGTGCGGTTTCCCAAAGTTCACTTGCAGGAGCATCTGAAACAGCTTTCCAACCTGTGCCGCCTCTGTGACGACATCCTCCACTGCTACTTTAGGCGGGGTCCTGGGG ATGGATGA